One region of Columba livia isolate bColLiv1 breed racing homer chromosome 30, bColLiv1.pat.W.v2, whole genome shotgun sequence genomic DNA includes:
- the TIMM29 gene encoding LOW QUALITY PROTEIN: mitochondrial import inner membrane translocase subunit Tim29 (The sequence of the model RefSeq protein was modified relative to this genomic sequence to represent the inferred CDS: deleted 1 base in 1 codon), producing MATGGTRGVWGRFVRSRVGRWFGSVLHDYAAAASDVTSGARRRPGAAALTVSSVAAAGAAAATVPSAESFDAAALDAAAALGLLSPGTRSPDADRHVQRLLRRRATGRLRYRDLVLAAVVYESPRAAGAAAYAQRCRYLRARWWEAPRRLLDVGFLGRWWVLRWRCRDYDVNEREFAALPERLRRLRRHQLRSHPQREGVRRQVPARGGAEGGAGR from the exons ATGGCGACCGGGGGGACCCGCGGGGTCTGGGGGCGATTTGTGCGGAGTCGAGTCG GCCGCTGGTTCGGCTCCGTTCTCCACGACTACGCGGCGGCCGCCTCCGACGTGACCTCGGGCGCCCGTCGCCGTCCCGGCGCCGCCGCGCTCACCGTGAGCTCCGTGGCGGccgccggcgccgccgccgccaccgtcCCCAGCGCCGAATCCTTCGACGCCGCCGCCCTGGACGCGGCCGCCGCTCTGGGGCTCCTGAGCCCCGGCACCCGCAGCCCCGACGCCGACCGGCACGTGCAGCGGCTCCTCCGGCGCCGCGCCACCGGGCGCCTGCGC TACCGCGACCTCGTCCTCGCCGCCGTCGTCTACGAGTCCCCGCGCGCCGCCGGCGCCGCCGCGTACGCCCAGCGCTGCCGGTACCTGCGGGCGCGGTGGTGGGAGGCGCCGCGGCGCCTGCTGGACGTGGGGTTCCTGGGGCGCTGGTGGGTGCTGCGCTGGCGCTGCCGCGACTACGACGTCAACGAGCGCGAGTTCGCGGCGCTGCCCGAGCGGCTGCGGCGGCTGCGGCGCCACCAGCTCCGCTCCCACCCGCAACGAGAGGGAGTTCGACGGCAAGTTCCGGCACGTGGGGGCGCCGAGGGGGGCGCGGGGCGCTAG